A single genomic interval of Coccidioides posadasii str. Silveira chromosome 1, complete sequence harbors:
- a CDS encoding uncharacterized protein (EggNog:ENOG410PPG6~BUSCO:5231at33183), whose amino-acid sequence MVVVYCARFTVASFNIYAKYDHNVIAAALGVSSQCLSALNQTVECDQTNAARAARGIDNDFWYRDNLTALCTQECSASLASWLSTVEKECSKDEVTTNGILFEPKAFPLKYIAGHDLACLRDVSDTFCILESQKWDGSVYTKWDMESCNEENPPASCGEQVDPGKEQPMSVTNAYPREQYCSECFLLLWRQRLLSPTLPPGNFTDYLIDQFKVLEETCSTELPFSTSAQTLIIGAATRAPSSPTRRSVMRKSMNPHRGPHSSTAVPPMPTQPGAIASCGAYHNVVPGDTCVSIARRFGIDYSEVLDYNTQIDSECNNLWVNYAICVAPVTTAPTEPEWKSPSEGSGEGDLPLTSRPWSPLRPRPTKVTEPPELISKDGRCNQTVSCVGSGFGDCCSTSGYCGSGPLWCGLGNCISGSCDSKPGQVSTDGSCGPRFPGNKICEGSKFGDCCSIRGYCGSTELYCAADNCHFGNCEKNAGGDNKDGKDDKKD is encoded by the exons ATGGTTGTTGTTTACTGTG CTAGGTTCACCGTAGCGTCTTTCAATATCTACGCCAAGTACGATCATAATGTTATTGCTGCAGCTCTTGGGGTTTCGTCTCAATGCCTGTCAGCATT GAATCAAACAGTGGAATGTGATCAGACGAATGCTGCTCGGGCAGCTCGGGGTATTGACAATGATT TTTGGTATAGGGATAACCTCACGGCGCTCTGCACACAGGAGTGCTCGGCCTCTCTAGCTTCATGGCTGTCAACAGTGGAAAAGGAGTGCTCCAAAGACGAAGTAACTACAAATGGTATTCTTTTCGAACCAAAGGCATTTCCTCTGAAATACATTGCCGGCCATGACCTTGCCTGCCTCCGGGATGT TTCCGACACTTTTTGCATCCTGGAATCTCAGAAATGGGACGGTAGCGTTTATACCAA ATGGGATATGGAAAGTTGCAACGAAGAAAACCCTCCAGCGTCCTGTGGCGAGCAAGTTGATCCCGGAAAAGAACAACCTATGTCCGTTACGAATGCGTATCCACGAGAGCAG TATTGCAGCGAGTGTTTCCTGTTGCTGTGGAGGCAGCGTCTTCTTTCGCCCACTCTTCCTCCCGGTAACTTTACCGATTATCTCATCGACCAGTTCAAGGTGTTGGAAGAGACATGCTCAACAGAATTACCGTTCTCAACGTCTGCTCAAACCCTTATCATTGGAGCTGCGACTCGCGCCCCTTCCTCTCCGACTCGCAGGAGTGTCATGAGGAAGTCCATGAATCCACATAGAGGGCCGCATTCTAGTACTG CCGTGCCTCCGATGCCTACCCAGCCGGGTGCGATCGCATCTTGCGGTGCCTATCATAACGTAGTTCCTGGTGACACG TGCGTATCTATTGCGCGTCGATT TGGAATCGACTACAGTGAAGTATTGGACTACAACACGCAA ATCGATTCTGAGTGTAACAATCTATGGGTCAACTACGCTATCTGTGTAGCACCCGTGACTACAGCACCGACAGAGCCCGAATGGAAAAGCCCATCTGAAGGATCGGGTGAAGGTGACCTTCCCCTAACGAGCAGACCTTGGTCGCCCCTTAGACCCCGGCCGACTAAGGTCACGGAGCCCCCAGAGCTCATCAGCAAAGATGGAAGGTGTAATCAAACTGTCAGCTGCGTAGGATCTGGCTTCGGTGACTGCTGTAGTACCAGTGGCTACTGCGGCTCAGGGCCGTTGTGGTGCG GTCTCGGCAACTGCATCTCTGGGAGTTGCGACTCTAAACCCGGCCAAGTTAGCACTGATGGAAGCTGTGGGCCGCGTTTTCCGGGCAATAAAATTTGCGAAGGGTCAAAATTTGGCGATTG TTGTTCTATTAGAGGCTACTGTGGTTCAACAGAATTGTACTGCGCAGCTGACAATTGCCACTTTGGGAATTGTGAGAAAAACGCCGGCGGAGACAACAAGGATGGTAAAGATGATAAGAAGGATTAG
- a CDS encoding uncharacterized protein (SECRETED:SignalP(1-20)~EggNog:ENOG410PPG6~BUSCO:5231at33183), producing the protein MLFLWVKLGLTLLLARFTVASFNIYAKYDHNVIAAALGVSSQCLSALNQTVECDQTNAARAARGIDNDFWYRDNLTALCTQECSASLASWLSTVEKECSKDEVTTNGILFEPKAFPLKYIAGHDLACLRDVSDTFCILESQKWDGSVYTKWDMESCNEENPPASCGEQVDPGKEQPMSVTNAYPREQYCSECFLLLWRQRLLSPTLPPGNFTDYLIDQFKVLEETCSTELPFSTSAQTLIIGAATRAPSSPTRRSVMRKSMNPHRGPHSSTAVPPMPTQPGAIASCGAYHNVVPGDTCVSIARRFGIDYSEVLDYNTQIDSECNNLWVNYAICVAPVTTAPTEPEWKSPSEGSGEGDLPLTSRPWSPLRPRPTKVTEPPELISKDGRCNQTVSCVGSGFGDCCSTSGYCGSGPLWCGLGNCISGSCDSKPGQVSTDGSCGPRFPGNKICEGSKFGDCCSIRGYCGSTELYCAADNCHFGNCEKNAGGDNKDGKDDKKD; encoded by the exons ATGCTTTTCCTCTGGGTGAAGCTGGGTTTGACCCTGCTCCTAGCTAGGTTCACCGTAGCGTCTTTCAATATCTACGCCAAGTACGATCATAATGTTATTGCTGCAGCTCTTGGGGTTTCGTCTCAATGCCTGTCAGCATT GAATCAAACAGTGGAATGTGATCAGACGAATGCTGCTCGGGCAGCTCGGGGTATTGACAATGATT TTTGGTATAGGGATAACCTCACGGCGCTCTGCACACAGGAGTGCTCGGCCTCTCTAGCTTCATGGCTGTCAACAGTGGAAAAGGAGTGCTCCAAAGACGAAGTAACTACAAATGGTATTCTTTTCGAACCAAAGGCATTTCCTCTGAAATACATTGCCGGCCATGACCTTGCCTGCCTCCGGGATGT TTCCGACACTTTTTGCATCCTGGAATCTCAGAAATGGGACGGTAGCGTTTATACCAA ATGGGATATGGAAAGTTGCAACGAAGAAAACCCTCCAGCGTCCTGTGGCGAGCAAGTTGATCCCGGAAAAGAACAACCTATGTCCGTTACGAATGCGTATCCACGAGAGCAG TATTGCAGCGAGTGTTTCCTGTTGCTGTGGAGGCAGCGTCTTCTTTCGCCCACTCTTCCTCCCGGTAACTTTACCGATTATCTCATCGACCAGTTCAAGGTGTTGGAAGAGACATGCTCAACAGAATTACCGTTCTCAACGTCTGCTCAAACCCTTATCATTGGAGCTGCGACTCGCGCCCCTTCCTCTCCGACTCGCAGGAGTGTCATGAGGAAGTCCATGAATCCACATAGAGGGCCGCATTCTAGTACTG CCGTGCCTCCGATGCCTACCCAGCCGGGTGCGATCGCATCTTGCGGTGCCTATCATAACGTAGTTCCTGGTGACACG TGCGTATCTATTGCGCGTCGATT TGGAATCGACTACAGTGAAGTATTGGACTACAACACGCAA ATCGATTCTGAGTGTAACAATCTATGGGTCAACTACGCTATCTGTGTAGCACCCGTGACTACAGCACCGACAGAGCCCGAATGGAAAAGCCCATCTGAAGGATCGGGTGAAGGTGACCTTCCCCTAACGAGCAGACCTTGGTCGCCCCTTAGACCCCGGCCGACTAAGGTCACGGAGCCCCCAGAGCTCATCAGCAAAGATGGAAGGTGTAATCAAACTGTCAGCTGCGTAGGATCTGGCTTCGGTGACTGCTGTAGTACCAGTGGCTACTGCGGCTCAGGGCCGTTGTGGTGCG GTCTCGGCAACTGCATCTCTGGGAGTTGCGACTCTAAACCCGGCCAAGTTAGCACTGATGGAAGCTGTGGGCCGCGTTTTCCGGGCAATAAAATTTGCGAAGGGTCAAAATTTGGCGATTG TTGTTCTATTAGAGGCTACTGTGGTTCAACAGAATTGTACTGCGCAGCTGACAATTGCCACTTTGGGAATTGTGAGAAAAACGCCGGCGGAGACAACAAGGATGGTAAAGATGATAAGAAGGATTAG
- a CDS encoding uncharacterized protein (EggNog:ENOG410PJRM~COG:S~TransMembrane:4 (o112-133i140-159o239-258i291-315o)~BUSCO:10924at33183): protein MTSSPASPAERVRSQDSFISNAHDATRQFGREGPSMTVNHPSIPAAIETKSPATMSITQSHPTIMDRIKSLALDEIKTIRTLVQDGLRSGAYTYPFQGIFYFLTHRSIWRPFLSTLAPTLSLSIIITTSMFFFTYIPQTALLAFTSGPFAPFSAALLVLTESSTLTNFLARSFILRDSLLDTFDATLLSRGQTALVARGRELDSSGGVGDPIARLGRVVRRRFTGGGVGSVVTMWLRSLLYLPLNFVPVVGSLMYLVGQGKRVGNMAHVRYFELKGWTSEEKERWLKENRAAYTSFGAAAFVLEIVPFASLALAYTNTVGAALWASNLEKAMSTAPIKQTNKNE, encoded by the exons ATGACATCATCACCCGCATCCCCAGCCGAGCGTGTTCGTTCCCAGGATAGTTTTATCTCGAATGCGCACGATGCCACCAGACAATTCGGTCGTGAAGGCCCCTCAATGACAGTGAATCATCCTTCCATTCCAGCAGCCATTGAGACCAAATCACCAGCAACAATGTCAATCACACAATCCCACCCCACCATCATGGACCGCATCAAATCCCTCGCCCTCGACGAGATCAAAACCATCCGCACTCTTGTTCAAGACGGCCTCCGCTCAGGAGCATACACCTACCCATTCCAA GGTATCTTCTACTTCCTCACGCACCGAAGCATCTGGCGCCCATTCCTCTCCACCCTCGCCCCgactctctccctctccatcATCATAACCACATCCATGTTCTTCTTCACCTACATCCCTCAAACGGCCCTTTTGGCCTTCACCTCCGGTCCATTCGCCCCTTTCTCCGCCGCCCTCCTCGTCCTCACCGAAAGCTCCACCTTAACAAACTTCTTGGCCCGCTCCTTCATCCTGCGCGATTCGCTTTTAGATACCTTCGACGCAACACTACTATCGCGCGGGCAGACCGCGCTCGTGGCTCGAGGGCGGGAGCTCGACAGTTCGGGAGGTGTCGGCGATCCGATCGCGCGGCTGGGACGGGTGGTGAGAAGGCGGTTTACGGGTGGTGGGGTTGGGAGCGTGGTGACTATGTGGTTGCGTTCCCTACTATATCTGCCGCTGAACTTTGTGCCAGTGGTGGGGAGTTTGATGTACTTGGTCGGGCAGGGGAAGAGGGTGGGGAACATGGCGCATGTCAGGTATTTTGAGCTGAAAGGGTGGACTTCGGAGGAGAAGGAAAGGTGGCTGAAGGAGAATCGTGCCGCATATACGAG TTTCGGTGCTGCGGCGTTTGTCCTTGAGATAGTTCCCTTTGCCTCCCTGGCACTCGCTTACACGAACACCGTTGGTGCCGCACTCTGGGCGTCGAACTTGGAGAAAGCTATGTCGACTGCACCCATCAAACAGACAAATAAAAACGAATAA